The Chryseobacterium tructae genome has a window encoding:
- a CDS encoding T9SS type A sorting domain-containing protein, translating to MKSTTIFTICSLLISLFSFGQTSTEQFETESNASTSFTDNGVVFNIISYVSVFDIQANYPGTGWNGTANDNRYIDNSNNQESPPSFSIRTTSNLFKVNRFWMYLSALNLDLNVTGSLTITGKLSGVTKFTQTKTNGFATSLGATNGYTLIDMTNLNGQNYSNIVIDELRITANGGFRYVALDAFTWVKDSNIVLGTSENKSTQKNLTLYPNPTHGPLSITAENNSEARVYSVDGKMLKTVQVQKGLNEISISELPKGVYFIKTATESTKVIKN from the coding sequence ATGAAAAGCACTACTATTTTTACAATTTGTAGTCTGCTCATTTCACTTTTTTCATTTGGGCAGACCAGCACAGAACAATTTGAGACGGAGTCAAACGCAAGTACAAGCTTCACCGATAATGGGGTTGTCTTTAATATCATCTCCTATGTAAGTGTTTTTGATATTCAAGCTAACTATCCGGGAACAGGCTGGAATGGAACAGCCAATGATAACCGTTACATTGATAATTCCAATAATCAAGAGTCTCCACCATCCTTCAGTATCAGAACGACTTCTAATTTATTTAAAGTAAACAGATTCTGGATGTATCTCTCGGCATTGAATCTTGATCTTAATGTAACAGGCTCCCTTACGATAACCGGAAAATTGAGCGGGGTAACAAAATTTACCCAAACAAAAACCAACGGATTTGCAACAAGTTTAGGAGCGACCAATGGTTATACCTTGATAGATATGACCAACTTAAATGGCCAGAATTACTCAAACATTGTTATTGACGAACTCCGTATCACAGCAAATGGCGGGTTTAGATATGTAGCTTTAGATGCTTTCACCTGGGTAAAAGATAGTAACATTGTATTAGGTACTTCAGAAAATAAAAGCACTCAAAAAAACTTGACTCTTTATCCTAATCCAACCCATGGACCACTTTCCATTACAGCAGAGAACAACTCTGAAGCACGCGTCTACAGTGTTGATGGTAAAATGTTGAAAACGGTTCAGGTTCAGAAAGGATTGAATGAAATTAGTATTTCAGAGCTTCCTAAAGGCGTTTACTTTATCAAGACCGCTACCGAATCTACTAAAGTTATTAAAAACTAA
- a CDS encoding phage tail protein, with the protein MEEYMGIVKLFAGNFAPRGWMFCDGSILSISRNSALFSLLGTTYGGDGITTFALPNLKGRMALGAGNVNANEFYPLGVVAGTTQNTLLASNLPSVGAGFQLKVANKNANTSTPNATTSIAITGTQVGRDFNAVTSYVNNDPDTAINNKSIAFVGQNLPMNNMPPYLGLNYIICVEGIYPPRD; encoded by the coding sequence ATGGAAGAGTACATGGGAATCGTTAAATTATTTGCAGGAAATTTCGCACCAAGAGGCTGGATGTTTTGTGACGGAAGCATATTATCTATTTCAAGAAATTCGGCATTATTTTCTCTTTTAGGAACCACATATGGTGGAGACGGAATAACAACATTTGCCCTTCCCAACTTAAAGGGAAGAATGGCTTTGGGAGCGGGAAATGTAAATGCCAATGAATTTTATCCACTGGGAGTAGTAGCCGGAACAACTCAAAACACATTATTGGCTTCAAACCTTCCAAGTGTTGGAGCGGGTTTTCAACTTAAAGTGGCCAATAAAAACGCAAATACATCTACTCCAAACGCTACCACCTCTATTGCTATTACAGGAACACAGGTAGGAAGAGATTTCAATGCAGTGACAAGTTATGTCAATAATGATCCTGATACCGCTATTAACAACAAAAGTATTGCTTTCGTTGGTCAAAATTTACCTATGAATAATATGCCGCCTTATCTGGGATTAAATTATATCATCTGTGTGGAAGGTATTTACCCTCCGCGAGATTAA
- a CDS encoding winged helix-turn-helix domain-containing protein, translating to MIKISQLNKEFESRVRLGIMSVLMVNDWVDFSEMKGLLEITDGNLASHSNALEKVGYIEVKKEFVGKKPKTSYRVTQNGRQAFTDHLDALEKLLGR from the coding sequence ATGATCAAAATAAGTCAACTCAATAAAGAATTTGAAAGTCGTGTAAGATTGGGCATTATGTCTGTTCTTATGGTGAACGACTGGGTTGATTTCTCTGAAATGAAAGGATTGTTGGAGATTACAGACGGAAATCTTGCCAGTCATAGTAATGCCCTTGAAAAAGTGGGATATATTGAAGTGAAAAAAGAATTTGTAGGGAAGAAACCTAAAACCTCTTATCGAGTTACGCAGAATGGGAGACAAGCTTTTACAGATCATCTGGATGCGCTTGAAAAACTATTGGGACGCTAG